The following proteins are encoded in a genomic region of Spirosoma sp. SC4-14:
- a CDS encoding ABC transporter ATP-binding protein, translating into MAIIETRGLTKQYGQFTAVDDVSIRVEAGEIYGFLGLNGAGKTTTIRMLLGMIRPTSGEIQIAGERIRRGQPGPWNKIGYLVEVPFAYPELTVQENIEICRRLRGLTDRVATNRIIEQLQLGAYQHVRAQNLSLGNAQRLGLAKALIHQPELLIVDEPTNGLDPAGIVDIRELLREMVRQRGTTVFISSHILGEVARLATRIGIIDKGVLLQELTVRQLEQLRKKRLCLQFREPADSAHFLNRQGYQAQFTEGNMLAIEDERAVQWPESVVQSLVGAGHIPIRLGVEEEDLESYFLRIIHQHNPKQ; encoded by the coding sequence ATGGCAATTATCGAAACACGGGGGCTTACAAAACAATATGGTCAGTTTACGGCCGTCGACGATGTCTCTATCCGGGTTGAGGCTGGTGAAATTTATGGCTTTCTGGGGCTGAATGGTGCCGGGAAAACAACCACGATCCGAATGCTGCTGGGCATGATTCGGCCCACATCGGGCGAAATACAGATAGCTGGTGAACGGATTCGAAGGGGGCAACCGGGGCCATGGAACAAAATTGGCTATCTGGTCGAAGTGCCCTTTGCCTATCCTGAACTGACCGTTCAGGAAAATATTGAAATCTGCCGCCGGTTGCGTGGCCTGACCGATAGGGTAGCAACAAACCGGATCATTGAACAGCTACAGTTGGGAGCCTATCAGCACGTTCGGGCGCAGAATCTGTCGCTGGGTAATGCGCAGCGGCTGGGTTTGGCGAAAGCTCTGATCCATCAGCCCGAGTTGCTTATTGTGGACGAACCCACAAATGGACTCGACCCGGCGGGTATTGTTGACATACGGGAGTTGTTGCGGGAGATGGTTCGCCAACGGGGCACAACCGTGTTCATTTCGAGTCATATTTTGGGCGAAGTTGCCCGGCTGGCTACCCGAATCGGTATTATTGACAAAGGTGTTCTTCTACAGGAACTTACGGTTCGTCAGTTAGAACAGCTTCGAAAAAAACGACTGTGCCTTCAGTTTCGTGAACCAGCCGATTCGGCGCATTTTCTGAACCGACAAGGGTATCAGGCTCAGTTTACAGAAGGCAATATGCTGGCGATAGAAGACGAGCGGGCTGTGCAATGGCCCGAAAGTGTTGTGCAATCTCTGGTTGGAGCGGGTCATATACCCATACGGCTGGGGGTGGAAGAAGAAGATCTGGAATCATATTTTTTACGAATCATTCATCAACATAACCCGAAGCAATGA
- a CDS encoding TldD/PmbA family protein, translating to MNRRDFMSVAGKGASAFLLTQIPVVGRPVSPEALLAPGLDVAVKKRLADAALNAAKSKGATYADVRIGRYLNQFVITREDKVQNLTNTESYGIGVRVIADGCWGFAALGEAKTEAEVAKAAEKAVAMAKANAMLSEEPVQLAPQKGFGQISWETPILKNGFEVPIKEKVDLLLSVNNAAMQNGASFVNSQLFLINEQKYFASTDGSYIDQTIHRLWPTFTVTVIDPKTGKFETRDALSAPMGMGYEYLQTNPADKLTGITTRYNKGYDMLEDVVAAAKQAKQKHSAKSVEAGKYDLVLDPSHTWLTIHESVGHPLELDRVLGYEANFAGTSFATLDKWKTKHFNYGSQRVTLFADKTQTGSLGAVGYDDEGVKTKRWDLVKDGILVNYQAIRDQVGMLGETESQGCCYADSWSTVQFQRMANVSLAAGKDQLSVDELIKDVKRGIYIIGDGSYSIDQQRYNFQFGGQLFYEIKDGQIAGMLKDVAYQSNTQEFWNSCVSVCDERDYRLGGSFFDGKGQPIQINAVSHGSATARFNGVNVINTARKI from the coding sequence TTGAATCGCCGAGATTTCATGTCCGTTGCGGGCAAAGGTGCCAGTGCTTTCCTACTGACACAAATTCCCGTCGTTGGTCGCCCGGTCAGTCCCGAAGCCCTGCTGGCACCGGGCCTCGACGTTGCCGTTAAGAAACGACTGGCCGATGCGGCCCTCAATGCAGCCAAATCGAAAGGCGCCACCTATGCCGATGTACGCATTGGCCGCTACCTGAATCAGTTTGTTATTACCCGCGAAGACAAGGTTCAAAACCTGACCAATACCGAATCGTATGGGATCGGTGTACGAGTGATTGCCGACGGTTGTTGGGGTTTTGCTGCTCTTGGCGAAGCTAAAACAGAGGCCGAAGTAGCGAAAGCAGCCGAAAAGGCCGTAGCAATGGCGAAAGCCAATGCCATGCTCTCAGAAGAGCCGGTTCAACTGGCACCACAGAAAGGATTTGGCCAGATAAGTTGGGAAACGCCGATCCTGAAAAATGGTTTCGAAGTGCCCATCAAAGAAAAAGTCGACTTGCTGCTGAGCGTCAATAATGCTGCCATGCAAAATGGAGCCAGCTTTGTGAACTCGCAATTGTTTCTGATTAACGAACAGAAATATTTTGCCTCTACCGATGGCTCCTATATCGACCAGACCATTCACCGGCTCTGGCCTACATTTACGGTTACGGTGATTGATCCTAAAACGGGTAAGTTCGAAACCCGCGATGCCCTGAGCGCACCGATGGGCATGGGCTACGAATACCTGCAGACGAATCCGGCCGATAAACTAACCGGCATTACAACCCGCTACAACAAAGGCTACGACATGCTCGAAGATGTGGTAGCTGCGGCCAAACAGGCTAAACAGAAGCATTCGGCCAAATCGGTCGAAGCCGGTAAATACGATCTGGTGCTCGATCCATCACACACCTGGCTAACCATCCACGAATCGGTTGGCCATCCCCTCGAACTCGACCGGGTACTGGGCTACGAAGCCAACTTTGCCGGTACTTCGTTTGCTACCCTCGACAAGTGGAAAACGAAACATTTCAATTACGGTAGCCAACGGGTTACGCTCTTTGCCGATAAAACTCAGACGGGTTCGCTGGGAGCGGTTGGCTACGACGATGAGGGTGTAAAAACCAAACGCTGGGATCTGGTTAAAGACGGGATTCTGGTCAACTATCAGGCCATCCGCGATCAGGTTGGTATGCTGGGCGAAACCGAATCGCAGGGCTGCTGCTATGCCGATAGCTGGAGCACCGTTCAGTTTCAACGCATGGCCAATGTTTCGCTGGCTGCCGGAAAAGACCAACTGTCGGTCGATGAGCTGATCAAGGACGTCAAACGAGGTATCTATATCATTGGCGATGGCTCTTATTCCATTGATCAGCAACGCTATAATTTCCAGTTTGGCGGACAGTTGTTCTACGAAATCAAAGACGGGCAGATTGCCGGGATGCTGAAAGATGTAGCCTATCAATCCAACACGCAGGAATTCTGGAACTCCTGCGTTAGTGTCTGCGACGAGCGCGACTACCGGCTGGGCGGTTCCTTTTTCGACGGCAAAGGGCAACCCATCCAGATCAATGCCGTTTCGCACGGTAGTGCCACCGCCCGTTTCAACGGTGTCAACGTAATCAACACTGCCCGGAAAATTTAA
- a CDS encoding acyltransferase family protein: MTLYNPSDAARPSQRLYYIDWIRVLAFMILIFFHCAMPFVQFGWEIKNREHSIFLDRLIIWLHQWRLPLLFFISGVGVRFSLRKRSVAAFFGERVVRLFIPLVFAMFFTIPLQVYFEWLQTGKIHKSYWQFYPSVWAMTPYPEGSLTWSHMWFVVYLFVFTILLLPAFAVFKTKAMQTWAQRADVFFRYPISNLLLAIPFIGYYFTLYIRWPAQGSLLDDWFVFDSSITFYFLGFILADLPSFWDTCERYRRSFLGIVLVCVAFLFWKYYWTVELPKQQDTSLYIYGFFDGLQIWTIILTAVGYARRYMNFSNRRLTYLTPAVYPFYILHQTVIVATGYYVVQWNSAIGLKLAVLILVCFITILVIYHFLIRPFVIPRILFGLKPKRSDKPIHETYTVGTQPG; this comes from the coding sequence ATGACACTTTACAACCCTTCAGATGCGGCACGGCCATCGCAGCGATTATATTATATTGACTGGATCAGAGTTCTGGCCTTTATGATCCTGATTTTTTTTCACTGTGCTATGCCGTTTGTACAATTCGGCTGGGAGATCAAAAATCGTGAGCACTCCATTTTCCTGGATCGGCTCATTATCTGGCTTCATCAGTGGCGACTTCCTCTATTGTTCTTTATTTCGGGCGTTGGCGTCCGGTTTTCGTTACGAAAACGGTCGGTAGCTGCATTCTTTGGCGAACGGGTCGTTCGATTGTTCATTCCGCTTGTGTTCGCCATGTTTTTCACAATTCCCCTTCAGGTTTATTTTGAATGGTTGCAAACGGGTAAAATCCACAAAAGCTACTGGCAGTTTTATCCAAGCGTCTGGGCAATGACTCCCTACCCCGAAGGCTCACTCACCTGGAGCCATATGTGGTTTGTAGTTTATCTTTTTGTTTTTACGATTCTGCTTTTGCCAGCTTTTGCCGTATTTAAAACCAAAGCCATGCAAACCTGGGCACAACGAGCCGATGTCTTTTTCCGCTACCCAATTTCAAATCTGTTGCTAGCGATTCCCTTTATTGGCTACTACTTCACGCTATACATCCGCTGGCCAGCACAGGGTAGCCTGCTCGACGACTGGTTCGTTTTCGATTCGTCAATCACATTCTATTTCTTAGGTTTTATTCTGGCAGATCTGCCTTCCTTCTGGGATACCTGCGAACGCTATCGTAGATCCTTTTTAGGAATTGTACTTGTGTGCGTAGCTTTTCTATTCTGGAAGTACTACTGGACCGTGGAGTTACCCAAACAGCAGGACACGTCGCTGTATATTTATGGTTTTTTTGACGGCTTACAGATCTGGACAATCATTTTAACCGCCGTGGGCTACGCCCGACGATACATGAATTTTTCGAATCGGCGGCTGACCTATCTAACTCCCGCTGTTTATCCGTTCTACATCCTTCACCAGACCGTGATCGTAGCTACCGGCTATTATGTCGTTCAATGGAATAGCGCAATAGGGCTCAAACTGGCAGTATTGATTCTTGTCTGCTTTATAACAATACTAGTCATCTATCACTTTCTGATTCGTCCATTCGTTATTCCCCGCATTCTGTTTGGCCTAAAACCGAAACGATCAGACAAGCCTATCCATGAAACATACACAGTAGGCACCCAACCTGGCTAG
- a CDS encoding nuclear transport factor 2 family protein yields MKKILILSFVLLAQRAHAQSAVATTDAIKKAVISAEKKRFDAQVSKNYAILEQTLSNDLVYTHSNGNTDSKQSFIQSIRDGKSKYDAINVEEQKVRIYGNTAIINGVCMIKAMNNGQTINTHLKYTDVYVRTGNQWQLVTWQSIKLAK; encoded by the coding sequence ATGAAAAAAATCCTTATCCTCTCCTTCGTTCTGTTGGCTCAGCGAGCACATGCACAATCGGCTGTGGCAACGACTGATGCCATAAAAAAAGCGGTTATCAGCGCCGAAAAAAAGCGTTTCGATGCGCAGGTTAGCAAGAATTATGCAATACTGGAGCAGACGCTTAGTAATGATCTCGTATATACCCACTCGAACGGCAATACCGACTCCAAGCAGTCGTTTATTCAGTCGATTCGCGACGGCAAATCGAAATACGACGCAATTAATGTTGAAGAGCAGAAGGTTCGTATCTACGGCAATACGGCTATTATTAATGGGGTTTGCATGATCAAGGCCATGAACAATGGTCAAACGATCAATACCCACCTGAAATACACGGATGTGTATGTCCGTACAGGAAATCAATGGCAACTGGTAACCTGGCAATCAATTAAGCTGGCGAAGTAA
- a CDS encoding ABC transporter permease, with translation MNSLLTAIWAELLKVRRSRVVWLTWLAFSFLPLMAGFFMILLQNPGLVSGGMMNEKAKLLTGKADWISFIGLITQGVAVGGLLVFGFLTSWIFGREYADHTLKDLLALPMARSTIMLAKFIVVSGVCLLLLAAIVLEGFLIGKWLHLAVWPGNAWLASLMLLVKTAGLTILLSFPAALLATIGRGYLAPIGFVVLTLVLAQIIAAAGLGSYFPWAVPGLNTGMAGSVAIPRVSFLLVWLTGLAGFVSTVLWCQYADFDK, from the coding sequence ATGAATTCTCTGCTTACTGCCATTTGGGCCGAACTGCTCAAAGTGCGCCGGTCGCGCGTAGTTTGGCTAACATGGCTGGCTTTTTCGTTTCTACCCCTTATGGCTGGATTCTTTATGATTCTACTACAAAATCCGGGGCTTGTTTCGGGCGGAATGATGAATGAAAAAGCCAAACTCCTGACCGGTAAGGCCGACTGGATTTCATTCATAGGGCTGATTACGCAGGGTGTGGCCGTAGGTGGGTTGCTGGTTTTCGGGTTCCTGACAAGCTGGATCTTTGGCCGGGAATATGCCGATCATACCCTAAAAGACCTGCTGGCATTGCCCATGGCCCGGTCTACGATCATGCTGGCCAAATTTATTGTTGTGAGTGGGGTGTGTTTGCTGTTGCTGGCTGCTATTGTTCTGGAAGGTTTTCTGATTGGCAAGTGGCTGCATCTGGCTGTTTGGCCCGGTAATGCCTGGTTGGCTAGTTTAATGTTGCTTGTCAAAACGGCTGGGCTGACTATTCTGCTGAGCTTTCCGGCGGCTTTGCTGGCTACCATTGGTCGGGGCTATTTAGCGCCGATTGGCTTTGTGGTACTCACGCTGGTTTTGGCCCAGATTATTGCGGCTGCTGGTTTGGGGAGTTACTTTCCCTGGGCCGTTCCGGGACTAAATACAGGCATGGCAGGGAGTGTGGCAATTCCGCGGGTGAGCTTCCTGCTGGTTTGGCTGACTGGGCTGGCTGGTTTCGTGAGCACGGTACTTTGGTGCCAATACGCTGATTTTGATAAGTGA
- a CDS encoding TldD/PmbA family protein — protein MSVILPEPAVKALLSKALAHSKADECEVNLTGEEWSNIRYARNKVSTCGSVTYNRMAVQSAFGKKIGVATIDEFDDASIEKVVRRSEELARLAPENPEYIGLLSPQQYLPASGYFESTANVSAADRARAVAQSIQIAKSQSQTVAGYLEDRIGYSAMMNSKRLFAYYPDTRVNFSATIRTDDGTGSGYATQGVSDFLRLDTASATKIALQKAVASVNARAIEPGKYTVILEPLAAAVLLEHLFRSLDARSADEGRSFLSKPGGKSKLGERLMDERVTIYSDPTNPNLPASPWAPDGRAQEKIKWIDKGIIKNLTYSRYWAEKKGVKAIPVPTNFMMEGGTATLDELIKSTQRGILVTKFWYIRSVDPQSLLVTGLTRDGTFYIENGKLKHPVKNFRFNESPVIMLNNLESLGKVERVVSSEGSFANYLVPAMKIREFTFTSLSDAI, from the coding sequence ATGTCAGTCATACTTCCAGAACCGGCCGTAAAAGCCTTACTCAGCAAGGCACTTGCCCATTCTAAAGCCGACGAGTGCGAAGTGAATCTCACGGGCGAAGAATGGAGCAACATTCGATATGCGCGCAACAAAGTATCGACCTGCGGGTCTGTCACATATAACCGTATGGCCGTTCAGTCAGCCTTTGGTAAAAAAATCGGCGTTGCCACAATTGATGAATTCGACGACGCATCGATTGAAAAAGTAGTGCGTCGGTCAGAAGAGCTTGCTCGACTAGCTCCCGAAAACCCCGAATATATCGGGTTGCTGAGCCCTCAGCAATACCTGCCTGCCAGTGGTTATTTCGAATCAACGGCAAACGTATCGGCGGCCGACCGGGCCAGGGCCGTAGCCCAGAGTATTCAGATCGCCAAATCGCAAAGCCAAACCGTGGCCGGTTATCTGGAAGATCGGATTGGCTACTCGGCCATGATGAACTCGAAAAGATTGTTTGCCTACTATCCAGACACACGGGTCAATTTTAGTGCAACCATTCGTACCGACGACGGAACCGGATCGGGTTATGCCACACAGGGTGTGAGCGATTTTCTGCGACTTGATACCGCATCGGCTACTAAAATTGCGCTTCAGAAAGCAGTGGCATCGGTTAACGCCCGCGCCATCGAACCCGGCAAATACACCGTTATTCTGGAGCCGCTGGCAGCCGCCGTACTGCTCGAACACCTGTTTCGGAGTCTGGATGCCCGCAGTGCCGATGAGGGTCGTTCGTTCCTGAGCAAACCGGGAGGAAAATCAAAACTGGGCGAGCGACTTATGGACGAGCGTGTGACGATTTATTCTGACCCGACCAATCCTAACTTACCCGCTTCGCCCTGGGCACCCGACGGACGGGCACAGGAGAAAATAAAGTGGATCGACAAAGGCATCATCAAAAACCTTACGTATTCGCGTTACTGGGCCGAGAAAAAAGGGGTTAAGGCAATTCCGGTACCCACTAATTTCATGATGGAAGGTGGCACCGCCACCCTCGATGAATTGATCAAAAGCACACAACGGGGCATTCTGGTCACCAAATTCTGGTATATCCGCTCTGTTGATCCGCAATCGCTGCTGGTTACGGGCCTCACCCGCGATGGAACGTTTTATATCGAGAACGGTAAACTCAAACACCCGGTCAAAAATTTCCGGTTCAACGAAAGCCCGGTTATCATGCTCAACAACCTGGAATCACTCGGGAAAGTCGAACGAGTCGTAAGTAGTGAAGGGTCGTTCGCCAACTACCTGGTTCCGGCCATGAAAATCCGGGAGTTTACGTTTACCTCGCTATCGGATGCTATATAA
- a CDS encoding FAD-dependent oxidoreductase — translation MTDDNQKSGLNRRDLLKYSLQGVALTAFGSALSNSAKASAPAFLSQRPKNGKIVVVGAGAFGGWTALHLLRKGYNVTLVDQFGAGNSQASSGGETRLIRAYYSDPVYVDMAMRAVTLWKENEPRMEQTILHQNGLLLFNYPSSKAESEAAIAIYKKANLPLEKVSLDDAVKRWPQIGVEGLDHVLYDPSAGYLDARKGCLAVCNLFLKEGGTFLQQRVQTETIQNGKVTSITLTDGTRLEADSVVFACGPWLVRLFPQLTRKLKVMRALCFFFASPSGQADLMENKLPTWMDRDMTGPFRSFGVPGSDFRGFKVGLTPPDNNITDRFDTYHRIIKQEEFDMALGVLKRRFPKMVGQPLIEQRVCQYTSTPDTDFILDTHPEADNLWLMGGDSGHGYKQGASFGEIAAHTVEGKLEKSAKFSLKRLIG, via the coding sequence ATGACAGACGATAACCAGAAGTCGGGCCTCAACCGCAGAGATCTATTGAAATATAGCCTTCAGGGCGTTGCCTTGACCGCGTTCGGCTCCGCACTCTCCAATTCAGCCAAAGCCAGTGCTCCGGCATTTTTGAGTCAACGGCCAAAAAATGGTAAAATCGTGGTAGTGGGCGCCGGAGCGTTCGGTGGCTGGACAGCCCTGCATCTGCTTCGAAAGGGTTATAACGTAACGCTTGTCGATCAGTTTGGCGCGGGCAACAGTCAGGCCAGTTCGGGTGGCGAAACCCGGCTGATACGAGCCTATTACAGCGATCCGGTCTATGTTGACATGGCAATGCGGGCCGTTACGCTCTGGAAAGAAAATGAACCGCGTATGGAACAAACGATTCTGCATCAGAATGGATTGTTACTGTTCAATTATCCATCCAGCAAAGCCGAATCTGAAGCTGCCATTGCCATCTACAAAAAAGCGAACCTGCCGCTCGAAAAAGTTAGCCTCGATGATGCGGTGAAACGATGGCCACAGATTGGCGTTGAAGGCCTCGACCATGTCCTGTACGATCCCTCGGCAGGTTATCTGGATGCGCGCAAAGGCTGTCTGGCCGTTTGCAATCTGTTTCTTAAAGAAGGCGGCACATTTTTGCAGCAGCGGGTGCAGACCGAAACGATTCAGAACGGGAAAGTCACTTCCATAACACTGACTGACGGCACCCGACTCGAAGCCGACAGCGTTGTATTTGCCTGTGGACCGTGGCTGGTTCGTTTGTTTCCGCAGTTGACCCGGAAACTAAAGGTAATGCGTGCGTTGTGTTTCTTTTTTGCCTCCCCGTCTGGCCAGGCCGATCTGATGGAAAATAAATTACCAACCTGGATGGACCGCGACATGACCGGGCCATTCCGTTCATTTGGCGTACCGGGAAGCGATTTCAGAGGTTTTAAAGTTGGTCTGACACCACCCGACAACAACATTACCGACCGATTCGACACCTATCACCGCATCATAAAACAGGAAGAATTCGACATGGCGCTGGGTGTACTGAAACGTCGGTTCCCGAAAATGGTTGGTCAACCGCTCATCGAGCAGCGTGTTTGTCAATATACCAGCACGCCCGATACTGATTTCATTCTCGACACGCACCCCGAAGCCGATAATCTTTGGCTCATGGGTGGCGACTCAGGACACGGCTATAAACAGGGCGCATCATTTGGCGAAATAGCCGCCCATACGGTTGAAGGGAAACTAGAAAAATCAGCAAAATTTTCACTCAAACGACTGATCGGCTAA
- a CDS encoding serine hydrolase domain-containing protein has translation MKAFVLTGLMAGFFLSASAQPIAPRAAWVKTTANTAILQEAPAETVGMSTARLQRMDAVINDYIARKRQAGVAVLVARNGKIVYHKAYGQDDIRAKTPLKRDAIFRIASQTKAIASIGLMMLFEEGKFLLDDPISKYIPAFKNPKVLDKFNEKDTTYTTVPAKREITIRQLLTHTSGISYPSIGTKEAVAIYAKNKIPSGIGTPEGTLADAMNRLAALPLIHQPGERWSYGLSVDVVGYLIEVLSGQSLDQYLRTRLFEPLGMNDTYFYLPAQKQSRLTKVYTEDSTKTVQPLPSLNGISADYPKVAGTYFSGGAGLSSTLYDYAIFLQMMLNRGEYDGKRFLSPTTVRLITSNQIGDLNEGADKFGLGFSITSERSAARLPVSAGAYNWGGFFGTTYWVDPKEGIVALLYTQKVPNSFGDLNDKFKVLVYQAIMQMQAK, from the coding sequence ATGAAAGCATTTGTTTTAACCGGCCTGATGGCCGGTTTTTTTCTGTCGGCCTCTGCGCAACCAATCGCTCCCCGGGCTGCTTGGGTAAAAACAACCGCAAACACGGCAATCTTGCAGGAGGCTCCTGCCGAAACAGTGGGTATGAGCACCGCCCGTTTGCAGCGGATGGATGCCGTGATTAACGATTACATTGCCCGGAAGCGGCAGGCTGGCGTGGCTGTGCTGGTAGCTCGCAATGGCAAAATTGTCTATCATAAAGCGTATGGGCAGGACGACATTCGGGCCAAAACACCGCTGAAACGCGACGCTATTTTTCGGATTGCTTCGCAAACGAAGGCCATTGCCAGCATTGGTCTCATGATGTTGTTTGAAGAAGGGAAATTCCTGCTCGATGATCCGATTTCGAAGTATATTCCGGCCTTTAAAAACCCGAAAGTGCTGGACAAATTCAACGAAAAAGACACTACCTATACGACCGTTCCGGCAAAACGAGAAATCACCATTCGGCAGTTGCTGACCCATACGTCGGGCATTAGCTACCCGAGCATCGGTACAAAAGAAGCAGTGGCTATTTATGCCAAAAATAAAATTCCGAGCGGCATCGGTACGCCCGAAGGAACACTTGCCGATGCCATGAATCGACTGGCAGCACTGCCACTAATCCACCAGCCTGGCGAACGCTGGTCCTATGGTTTGAGCGTCGATGTGGTGGGGTATCTGATTGAAGTACTGTCGGGGCAATCGCTCGATCAGTATCTGCGGACCCGGTTGTTTGAGCCGCTCGGAATGAACGATACCTATTTTTACCTACCTGCCCAAAAGCAGTCGCGACTGACAAAAGTCTATACCGAAGATTCGACCAAAACGGTTCAGCCTTTGCCTTCTCTCAATGGCATCTCGGCCGATTATCCGAAAGTGGCCGGTACGTATTTTTCGGGCGGAGCGGGTTTGTCGTCGACGTTATATGATTATGCTATCTTTCTGCAAATGATGCTCAATAGGGGCGAATACGACGGAAAGCGTTTTCTGAGCCCAACAACGGTGCGACTGATTACAAGTAATCAAATTGGCGATCTGAATGAGGGAGCCGATAAGTTTGGGTTAGGATTTTCCATTACGTCGGAGCGCAGCGCTGCCCGATTGCCCGTTTCGGCAGGAGCCTACAATTGGGGCGGGTTCTTCGGCACAACCTACTGGGTCGATCCAAAAGAGGGTATTGTTGCGTTGCTGTACACCCAGAAAGTGCCAAACAGTTTTGGCGATCTGAACGACAAATTTAAAGTACTGGTTTATCAGGCCATCATGCAGATGCAGGCGAAATAA